The following are encoded together in the Phragmites australis chromosome 19, lpPhrAust1.1, whole genome shotgun sequence genome:
- the LOC133900555 gene encoding enoyl-[acyl-carrier-protein] reductase [NADH] 1, chloroplastic-like produces MSASAAAGMQTVAARPCISVSQGMLASRAAVSRALSTTTGFASCPKICSRPLSFKRSGVVVRAMSGEGASQGLPIDLRGKRAFIAGIADDNGYGWAIAKALAAAGAEILVGTWVPALNIFETSLRRGKFDESRKLPDGSLMDIVKVYPLDAVYDSLEDVPEDVKSNKRYAGSSNWTVKEVAESVKNDFGSIDILVHSLANGPEVTKPLLETSRRGYLAAMSASSYSFVSLLQHFLPVMNPGGASISLTYIASERAIPGYGGGMSSAKAALESDTRVLAFEAGRKGKIRVNTISAGPLGSRAAKAIGFIEKMIEYSYVNAPLQKELLADEVGNTAAFLVSPLASAITGSTVYVDNGLNTMGLAVDSPTITS; encoded by the exons ATGAGTGCTTCTGCAGCTGCTGGTATGCAGACGGTGGCTGCACGCCCCTGTATCTCGGTCTCACAAGGAATGCTTGCCTCGAGGGCAGCGGTTTCTCGGGCGCTCAGTACTACCACTGGCTTTGCAAGCTGTCCCAAGATCTGCTCCAGGCCACTTAGTTTTAAGCGCAGTGGTGTTGTCGTAAGAGCGATGTCAGGAGAAGGTGCCTCTCAAGGGCTGCCCATTGATCTTAGAG GTAAAAGGGCATTTATTGCTGGAATTGCTGATGATAATGGCTATGGCTGGGCAATTGCGAAGGCTCTTGCTGCAGCTGGTGCCGAAATTCTTGTTGGTACTTGGGTGCCT GCACTTAACATATTTGAGACAAGCTTGAGACGTGGAAAGTTTGACGAATCACGGAA GCTGCCTGATGGATCTCTTATGGATATTGTTAAAGTTTATCCACTTGATGCCGTCTATGATTCCCTTGAGGATGTTCCTGAAGAT GTCAAATCAAACAAAAGATATGCTGGATCGTCAAATTGGACTGTTAAG GAAGTTGCTGAATCAGTGAAGAATGATTTTGGCAGCATCGACATACTTGTGCATTCTCTTGCTAATGGTCCTGAG GTAACAAAACCTTTGTTGGAGACATCAAGAAGAGGATACCTAGCTGCGATGTCAGCATCCAgttactcttttgtttcattGCTTCAGCACTTCCTTCCTGTAATGAATCCAG GTGGTGCTAGCATCTCTCTAACATACATTGCATCTGAAAGGGCAATTCCTGG ATATGGTGGTGGCATGAGCTCAGCTAAAGCAGCTCTTGAGAGTGATACACGA GTACTTGCTTTTGAAGCTGGAAGAAAGGGCAAAATCAGAGTTAACACCATATCAGCAG GGCCCTTGGGGAGCCGAGCTGCTAAGGCAATTGGATTTATCGAGAAGATGATAGAGTACTCATATGTTAATGCGCCATTGCAGAAGGAACTGTTGGCAG ATGAAGTGGGGAACACAGCTGCATTCCTGGTGTCTCCATTGGCTTCTGCTATCACTGGCTCAACTGTTTACGTTGACAATGGACTTAATACGATGGGGCTTGCAGTTGACAGCCCTACAATAACATCATAG